The sequence below is a genomic window from Macadamia integrifolia cultivar HAES 741 chromosome 1, SCU_Mint_v3, whole genome shotgun sequence.
GTATGACAGCTTTGAATAGACACCTCAGTtaaacccatctctctctcgctttctcttgctctcttttgCTCTCTGCTCTCTGCTCTCTGCTTTCtgctctctgctctctctccAACCCCAAATGGTTGCTAATGAAGGTCCCAAATTTGACTATGAAGTGTTTGCAGGTTTGGAACCACTAGACCCTAATCTCCCATGGGACTTCTACCCAAATGACACTACGGCTGAAGAAGGATCCAAAGAAGCGGTGGTGGTACCACCCATGCAGAAGGAGCCACCTTCAGCAGAGCAACAGctaccaccaccatcacctgTCGTTGGCAAAGAGATAGATGCATCTAAAGAAGTGGTGGTGGTATCACCCACCAAAAAGGATCCCTTTCCAGCAGAACAACAGCTACCACCACTGTCACTTGTGGTAGATCAAAAGATAGATGGATTTGAAGAAGCAGTGGTGGTATCACCCGTAGAAAAGG
It includes:
- the LOC122077026 gene encoding uncharacterized protein LOC122077026 isoform X2, which produces MVANEGPKFDYEVFAGLEPLDPNLPWDFYPNDTTAEEGSKEAVVVPPMQKEPPSAEQQLPPPSPVVGKEIDASKEVVVVSPTKKDPFPAEQQLPPLSLVVDQKIDGFEEAVVVSPVEKEPPSAEQQVPPLSPVVNKKKDASGSRSRGRPKREQKWPDWLPRDWHIQMKKRESGQIDKVFLDPSRTHRFKSKKYVLEFFEKQKESNVAE
- the LOC122077026 gene encoding uncharacterized protein LOC122077026 isoform X3, giving the protein MVANEGPKFDYEVFAGLEPLDPNLPWDFYPNDTTAEEGSKEAVVVPPMQKEPPSAEQQLPPPSPVVGKEIDASKEVVVVSPTKKDPFPAEQQLPPLSLVVDQKIDGFEEAVVVSPVEKEPPSAEQQVPPLSPVVNKKKDASGSRSRGRPKREQKWPDWLPRDWHIQMKKRESGQIDKIPYVWISPIQEWFSYEKRIMLKFLSFQI